The following coding sequences lie in one Desulfatiglans anilini DSM 4660 genomic window:
- a CDS encoding DUF5661 family protein codes for MQVPQYVTVDEVQKVCRELKLSDWTAKKVPEVSLDEAKVILQGVNVENMPIDLGEFRDGLQVELEHGMQFADANVTNNHPVLTGLIVLAHLKESLDYYKLLEVAELEGDLVKAVAAGNLEKVQKYYKRLAEARIALSEAELKRLG; via the coding sequence ATGCAGGTTCCGCAATACGTGACGGTTGACGAGGTGCAGAAGGTCTGCAGGGAATTGAAGTTGAGCGACTGGACGGCCAAGAAGGTGCCGGAGGTGTCTCTGGACGAGGCGAAAGTCATTCTGCAAGGGGTCAATGTGGAAAATATGCCGATCGACCTCGGGGAGTTCCGGGACGGTCTGCAGGTGGAGCTGGAGCACGGCATGCAGTTTGCCGATGCGAACGTGACGAACAACCACCCCGTGTTGACCGGTTTGATCGTCCTGGCGCACCTGAAGGAGTCCCTCGACTACTACAAGCTGCTCGAAGTGGCCGAGCTCGAGGGCGACCTGGTGAAGGCCGTGGCTGCCGGGAATCTGGAAAAGGTGCAAAAGTACTACAAAAGGCTTGCCGAGGCCCGCATCGCCCTCAGCGAAGCGGAGCTGAAGCGCCTCGGCTGA